A genomic segment from Glycine soja cultivar W05 chromosome 20, ASM419377v2, whole genome shotgun sequence encodes:
- the LOC114402459 gene encoding uncharacterized protein LOC114402459, producing the protein MATRTGRLFQNQNLNVHVNGGGTVSEKADLTGQRKVRAGGRKPLGDLSNAGNLINHFDGKKGLDGSLYTGKPSVSQAQAPKLHKSKNLESDKRIPASEKSLTRSRKALSDISNSGKPQVPEIKNKKTLKPLEESLPPSAISEEQILHDHKKCIKSQFETADVHQFFKTVGLEDDDHMAISFELSGISKQKSESAYLELEEVPEWLPEVHSLSVLHGGSPAVHCKTPGLSSYRTMWNDSTVNFKLIETPKLSKK; encoded by the exons ATGGCAACACGAACTGGTCGCttgtttcaaaatcaaaacctCAATGTCCACGTTAATG GAGGAGGAACTGTTTCTGAGAAGGCTGATTTAACAGGACAGAGGAAAGTTAGGgctgggggaagaaaaccactTGGAGATCTATCCAATGCAGGGAACCTCATCAACCATTTTGATGGAAAGAAAGGCCTTGATGGTTCATTGTACACGGGCAAACCCTCTGTTAGTCAGGCACAGGCACCGAAATTGCACAAGTCAAAGAATCTTGAAAGTGACAAAAGAATTCCAGCTTCTGAGAAATCACTCACTCGTAGCAGGAAAGCACTTtctgacatttcaaactcaggGAAGCCACAGGTTCCtgagataaaaaataagaagacccTGAAACCATTAGAGGAATCTCTTCCTCCCAGTGCAATTTCTGAAGAACAAATCTTGCACGATCATAAGAAATGTATCAAATCACAGTTTGAAACTGCAGATGTGCATCAGTTTTTTAAGACTGTTGGACTTGAGGATG ATGATCACATGGCAATTTCCTTTGAGCTGTCTGGAATTAGTAAACAGAAG TCTGAGAGTGCATATTTGGAGTTGGAGGAGGTACCTGAGTGGTTGCCTGAAGTGCACTCTCTATCTGTTCTGCATGGTGGTTCCCCAGCAGTACACTGCAAGACTCCAGGCTTGTCAAGTTACAGAACAATGTGGAATGACTCTACTGTCAATTTCAAGTTGATAGAGACACCAAAATTGtccaaaaaatga
- the LOC114401346 gene encoding probable receptor-like protein kinase At5g24010: MSFPQSLILTSHSSRNQTSLSSMNTQNMIPFILLLFIPFSVSFSTTDNFLLSCGSHSNASLFNRVFVGDSTDSGSTFLSSGDSISLTYQKPPQNLPTLYHTARLFRSTGRYRFNMKKNGTHLVRFHFSPFKAQSFDLKSAKFNVSVNGVSVLSNFQPPNDVLLKEFILKIVSNVLEILFRPVGDSGFAFVNALEVFTAPVDFVIDFGARLVGPSGVEEYRSLSSQVLETVHRINVGGLKITPFNDTLWRTWIPDEDYLVFKGAAKPAVSTHTPNYQKGGATREIAPENVYMTAQQMNRENSSLASRFNITWNFPVSPGGVPHLVRLHFCDIVSPALNLLYFDVYINGYIAYKDLDLSALTIHTLASPVYVDFVTNSDDTGFVQVSVGPSELSSSIRMNAILNGAEIMKMVNDVGTNVVHRRKNLWVLVGSIAGGIVVLFLVVTAFLLGTKCRNKKPKQRTVESVGWTPLSMFGGSSLSRSSEPGSHGLLGMKIPFAEIQSATNNFDRNLIIGSGGFGMVYKGELRDNVKVAVKRGMPGSRQGLPEFQTEITVLSKIRHRHLVSLVGFCEENSEMILVYEYVEKGPLKKHLYGSSLQTPLSWKQRLEICIGAARGLHYLHTGFAQGIIHRDIKSTNILLDENYVAKVADFGLSRSGPCINETHVSTNVKGSFGYLDPEYYRRQQLTDKSDVYSFGVVLFEVLCGRPAVDPQLAREQVNLAEWALEWLQKGMLEQIVDPHLVGQIQQSSLKKFCETAEKCLAEYGVDRPAMGDVLWNLEYALQLQESEPHANSSARESVSVTNAVIPGNPSTNRRTERDYYNCSSDVSTSQVFSQLMNNEGR; the protein is encoded by the coding sequence ATGAGTTTTCCTCAGAGCCTGATACTCACGTCACACTCTTCAAGGAACCAAACCTCTCTCTCTTCAATGAACACTCAAAACATGATACCCTttatccttcttcttttcaTACCTTTCTCAGTTTCATTCTCTACCACAGATAACTTTCTTCTTAGTTGTGGATCACACAGCAATGCTTCCCTCTTCAACCGTGTCTTCGTGGGAGATTCCACTGACTCAGGCTCCACTTTTCTATCTTCAGGTGATTCCATTTCACTCACATACCAAAAGCCACCTCAGAATTTGCCTACTTTATACCACACAGCCAGACTTTTCAGAAGCACTGGGAGGTACAGgttcaacatgaagaaaaacgGCACCCACTTGGTACGTTTTCATTTCTCCCCCTTCAAGGCTCAAAGTTTTGATCTTAAATCAGCAAAATTTAACGTCTCTGTTAACGGGGTTTCGGTGTTGAGCAATTTCCAACCACCTAATGATGTGTTGCTCAAAGAGTTTATTTTGAAGATTGTGTCAAACGTGCTTGAGATTTTGTTTAGGCCTGTTGGTGACTCAGGTTTTGCCTTTGTCAATGCCTTGGAGGTGTTTACTGCCCCTGTGGATTTTGTTATAGATTTTGGAGCCAGGTTGGTTGGTCCTTCTGGGGTGGAGGAGTACAGAAGCCTTTCATCTCAGGTTTTGGAAACTGTTCATAGGATCaatgttgggggtttgaaaataACTCCCTTCAATGACACCCTTTGGAGGACTTGGATTCCTGATGAGGATTATCTGGTGTTTAAGGGTGCTGCAAAGCCTGCAGTGAGCACTCACACACCAAATTACCAGAAGGGAGGTGCAACTAGAGAGATTGCACCTGAAAATGTTTACATGACAGCTCAGCAGATGAATAGGGAAAACTCAAGTTTGGCTTCAAGGTTCAACATAACCTGGAACTTCCCTGTGTCTCCTGGTGGTGTTCCACACTTGGTTAGGTTGCATTTTTGTGATATTGTTAGTCCTGCTCTCAACTTGCTCTACTTTGATGTGTACATCAATGGGTACATTGCATACAAGGATCTTGATTTGTCAGCCCTTACAATCCACACACTTGCATCACCTGTCTATGTGGATTTTGTTACAAATTCAGATGACACAGGTTTTGTTCAAGTGAGTGTTGGTCCTTCTGAGCTGAGCAGTTCCATAAGGATGAATGCCATATTGAATGGTGCAGAGATAATGAAGATGGTCAATGATGTCGGTACTAATGTTGTGCATAGGAGGAAGAATCTGTGGGTGTTGGTGGGTTCAATTGCTGGAggaattgttgtcttgtttttagTTGTAACTGCTTTTCTACTTGGTACCAAATGCAGGAACAAGAAACCGAAACAAAGGACAGTAGAAAGTGTTGGATGGACACCTTTGAGTATGTTTGGAGGGAGCTCCCTTAGTAGAAGCTCTGAGCCTGGTTCTCATGGACTTCTTGGCATGAAGATCCCTTTTGCTGAAATACAATCAGCAACAAACAACTTTGATAGAAATCTGATTATAGGGTCTGGTGGATTTGGTATGGTCTACAAGGGAGAACTGAGAGACAATGTGAAGGTTGCTGTCAAGAGAGGCATGCCAGGGTCCAGACAAGGCCTTCCTGAGTTCCAGACTGAGATAACAGTTCTGTCCAAAATTCGCCATCGCCACCTCGTTTCACTAGTTGGTTTCTGTGAAGAGAATTCAGAAATGATACTTGTCTATGAGTATGTTGAAAAGGGTCCACTGAAGAAGCATTTATATGGTTCATCACTACAAACACCTCTCTCTTGGAAGCAGCGTCTTGAAATATGCATTGGTGCGGCTAGAGGCCTTCACTATCTTCACACCGGTTTTGCTCAAGGAATCATCCACCGTGACATTAAGTCAACCAACATATTGCTTGATGAAAACTATGTGGCCAAGGTTGCTGACTTTGGTCTTTCAAGGTCAGGGCCATGCATCAATGAAACACATGTGAGTACTAATGTGAAAGGTAGCTTTGGTTATCTTGATCCCGAGTATTACCGGAGGCAGCAGCTTACAGATAAGTCAGATGTTTACTCATTTGGGGTTGTGCTTTTTGAGGTTCTTTGTGGAAGACCTGCTGTTGATCCACAACTTGCAAGAGAACAGGTGAATTTGGCAGAATGGGCACTTGAATGGCTGCAAAAGGGTATGCTGGAGCAAATTGTTGACCCTCATCTTGTTGGACAGATTCAACAAAGCTCCTTAAAGAAATTTTGTGAAACTGCAGAGAAATGTTTGGCCGAATACGGTGTTGACAGGCCAGCCATGGGTGATGTGTTGTGGAATTTGGAATATGCACTTCAGCTCCAAGAAAGTGAGCCACATGCCAATAGCAGTGCTAGGGAATCTGTGAGTGTGACAAATGCAGTTATTCCTGGAAATCCTTCTACCAACAGAAGGACAGAGAGGGATTATTATAACTGTTCTTCAGATGTAAGTACTAGCCAAGTGTTTTCCCAGTTAATGAACAATGAAGGCAGATAG